A genomic segment from Streptomyces sp. TLI_235 encodes:
- a CDS encoding chitinase, with amino-acid sequence MRRRRFRLPLIAAGTLLAPLVAVALPATAAHAAGATATFAKDQDWGTGYGGSYTISNGTTSAINGWTLEFDLPANNSVSSLWNASYTVASSHVTVKNPSWQPTIPAGGSYNFGFNIAYSGAYAPLANCKLNGAPCGGGGGGDTAPPTTPGSLTGALSGSNGAALSWTASTDNVGVAGYDVLEGTTKRATVTGTSATVTGLSAGAHGFTVVAFDAAGNRSAAAGPVTVTVPTTTDPQPPTAPGTPTVTGSSSSSVSLTWGASTDNVGVVAYDVYNGGTVAATVTGTSATVGGLAADTSYTFTVKARDAAGNVSPASGAVTTRTQTGGGGGGNLKIGYFTQWSIYSRGYSVKQLETSGSAAKLTTLNYAFANIHPTTKQCFITNKAAGNDSDPNAGDGAGDAWADFGKGWDAGTSVAGTTDTWDQPLAGNFNQLKQLKAKHPNLKIQISLGGWSYSKWFSDAAATDASRKALVSSCIDMYIKGNLPVIDGRGGAGSAAGIFDGIDLDWEWPNSEGHLGNIYKPADKANYTLLAQEFRRQLDALGATTGKHYTLSAFLPADPAKISAGIDIPGLFGAFDFATVQGYDYHGAWETTTNQQSALTLPAGDPSPANQRFSSQIAINAYVAGGAPKSKLTLGIPFYGRGWQGVPRGTTNGLFQTSTGAAPGTYEAGYEDYHKLKDMATSGGYTVYRDPVAGFAYIYNGNVLYTYDDPTEIARKTAWIKSQGLAGAMIWSFDGDTASGELMTAVDNGLK; translated from the coding sequence ATGCGCAGACGTCGGTTCCGCCTCCCGCTGATCGCCGCGGGGACCCTCCTCGCACCGCTCGTCGCGGTCGCCCTGCCCGCGACCGCGGCTCACGCCGCCGGTGCCACCGCCACATTCGCCAAGGACCAGGACTGGGGCACCGGGTACGGCGGCAGCTACACCATCAGCAACGGCACGACGAGCGCCATCAACGGCTGGACGCTCGAGTTCGACCTGCCCGCCAACAACTCGGTCTCCTCGCTCTGGAACGCGAGCTACACAGTGGCGTCCTCGCACGTCACCGTGAAGAACCCGAGCTGGCAGCCGACCATCCCGGCCGGCGGCTCGTACAACTTCGGCTTCAACATCGCCTATTCGGGCGCCTACGCGCCGCTCGCCAACTGCAAGCTCAACGGCGCGCCCTGTGGCGGCGGCGGGGGCGGCGACACCGCGCCGCCGACCACCCCGGGCAGCCTGACCGGCGCGCTGAGCGGCAGCAACGGCGCCGCGCTGTCCTGGACGGCCTCAACCGACAACGTCGGGGTGGCCGGCTACGACGTCCTGGAGGGCACCACCAAGCGGGCCACCGTGACCGGCACCTCGGCCACCGTCACCGGGCTGTCGGCGGGTGCGCACGGCTTCACCGTGGTCGCCTTCGACGCCGCGGGCAACCGCTCCGCCGCAGCCGGACCGGTCACCGTCACCGTCCCCACGACGACCGACCCGCAGCCGCCGACCGCCCCGGGCACGCCCACCGTCACCGGCTCCTCGTCCAGCTCGGTCTCGCTGACCTGGGGCGCCTCCACCGACAACGTCGGCGTGGTCGCCTACGACGTGTACAACGGCGGGACGGTCGCCGCGACCGTCACCGGTACCTCCGCCACGGTCGGCGGCCTGGCGGCGGACACCTCGTACACCTTCACCGTGAAGGCCAGGGACGCGGCGGGCAACGTCTCGCCCGCCTCCGGCGCGGTCACCACCCGCACCCAGACCGGCGGCGGGGGCGGCGGAAACCTGAAGATCGGCTACTTCACCCAGTGGTCGATCTACTCCCGCGGCTACAGCGTGAAGCAGCTGGAGACCTCGGGCAGCGCGGCGAAGCTCACCACGCTCAACTACGCCTTCGCCAACATCCACCCGACCACCAAGCAGTGCTTCATCACCAACAAGGCCGCCGGCAACGACTCCGACCCGAACGCGGGCGACGGCGCCGGCGACGCCTGGGCCGACTTCGGCAAGGGCTGGGACGCCGGCACCTCGGTCGCCGGCACCACCGACACCTGGGACCAGCCGCTGGCCGGCAACTTCAACCAGCTCAAGCAGCTGAAGGCCAAGCACCCCAACCTGAAGATCCAGATCTCGCTGGGCGGCTGGTCGTACAGCAAGTGGTTCTCCGACGCGGCCGCCACCGACGCCTCCCGCAAGGCGCTGGTGAGCTCCTGCATCGACATGTACATCAAGGGCAACCTGCCGGTGATCGACGGCCGCGGCGGCGCGGGCTCGGCGGCCGGCATCTTCGACGGCATCGACCTCGACTGGGAGTGGCCGAACTCGGAGGGCCACCTCGGCAACATCTACAAGCCCGCCGACAAGGCCAACTACACCCTGCTGGCGCAGGAGTTCCGCCGTCAGCTGGACGCGCTGGGCGCCACCACCGGCAAGCACTACACGCTGAGCGCCTTCCTGCCGGCCGACCCGGCGAAGATCTCCGCGGGCATCGACATCCCGGGCCTGTTCGGGGCGTTCGACTTCGCCACCGTCCAGGGCTACGACTACCACGGCGCCTGGGAGACCACGACCAACCAGCAGTCGGCACTCACCCTGCCGGCCGGCGACCCGAGCCCCGCGAACCAGCGGTTCAGCTCCCAGATCGCCATCAACGCGTACGTCGCGGGCGGTGCGCCGAAGAGCAAGCTGACCCTCGGCATCCCGTTCTACGGACGCGGCTGGCAGGGCGTGCCGCGCGGCACCACCAACGGCCTGTTCCAGACCTCGACCGGCGCCGCCCCCGGCACCTACGAGGCCGGCTACGAGGACTACCACAAGCTCAAGGACATGGCCACGAGCGGCGGTTACACCGTCTACCGCGATCCGGTGGCGGGCTTCGCCTACATCTACAACGGGAACGTCCTCTACACCTACGACGACCCGACGGAGATCGCCCGCAAGACCGCCTGGATCAAGTCGCAGGGCCTGGCGGGGGCCATGATCTGGTCCTTCGACGGCGACACGGCGAGCGGTGAGCTCATGACCGCGGTGGACAACGGCCTGAAGTAG
- a CDS encoding transcriptional regulator with XRE-family HTH domain, protein MSPASSLTDFLRSRRARLRPQDVGLPDYGGTRRVAGLRREETALLAGVSVDYYTRMEQGRVANPSEGVLDALARALRLNEDERRHLHELARPRRAARPGRPQPPRRPQVRPTFRRLLDELPDVPAFVMGPRMDVLAWNPAACALLGDYSARDAAGRNIARITFLDPASRQLYADWSACARENVAYLHLQAGRSPDDPLLAALIGELSMKSPDFRRWWAEHPVQDKTSGSKRFHHPLVGDLELAYDTLRAADDPDQALITYTADPGTPSHDALRMLLAWTASDGPAVPAGPDMPAEPAQDGRTP, encoded by the coding sequence ATGAGCCCAGCGAGCAGCCTCACCGACTTCCTGCGCAGCCGCCGCGCCCGCCTGCGCCCGCAGGACGTGGGCCTGCCGGACTACGGCGGCACCCGCCGGGTCGCCGGACTGCGCCGCGAGGAGACGGCCCTGCTCGCCGGGGTCAGCGTCGACTACTACACGAGGATGGAGCAGGGCCGGGTGGCCAACCCCTCGGAGGGGGTGCTCGACGCGCTGGCCCGCGCCCTGCGGCTGAACGAGGACGAGCGGCGCCACCTGCACGAACTGGCCCGGCCGCGGCGCGCCGCCCGCCCGGGCCGCCCGCAGCCGCCGCGCCGCCCGCAGGTCCGGCCGACGTTCCGGCGGCTGCTCGACGAACTGCCGGACGTCCCGGCCTTCGTCATGGGCCCGCGGATGGACGTCCTGGCGTGGAACCCGGCCGCCTGTGCCCTCCTCGGCGACTACTCCGCGCGGGACGCGGCCGGGCGCAACATCGCCCGGATCACCTTCCTCGACCCGGCGTCCCGGCAGCTGTACGCGGACTGGTCGGCGTGCGCCCGGGAGAACGTCGCCTACCTCCACCTGCAGGCCGGGCGCAGCCCCGACGACCCGCTGCTGGCCGCCCTGATCGGCGAACTCTCCATGAAGAGTCCGGACTTCCGCCGCTGGTGGGCGGAACACCCCGTGCAGGACAAGACCTCGGGCAGCAAGCGCTTCCACCACCCGCTGGTGGGCGACCTCGAACTCGCCTACGACACCCTGCGCGCCGCCGACGACCCCGACCAGGCCCTGATCACCTACACCGCCGACCCCGGCACCCCGTCCCACGACGCCCTCCGGATGCTCCTCGCCTGGACAGCGTCCGACGGACCCGCCGTGCCGGCCGGGCCCGACATGCCCGCCGAGCCCGCACAGGACGGCCGGACGCCCTGA
- a CDS encoding TetR family transcriptional regulator: MVSRTPSTAPRSEDQPSRADKAPRRRLSVDERREQLIAVALELFSKRPPEEVSIDDIAAAAGASRPLVYHYFPGKQAIYEESLRRAGQELTARFEEPAEGPLSERLLRVMGRYLDFVDSHGPGFAALLRGGSVAASPGTNAVIDEVRRAAQEQILLHLALPKAGPGVRRTVRAWIANAEISSLDWLGERAVPREELQLQLVQELVAALAVTAAREPELAVEFASFFADERPDGPCAGLVRDLAGLLAVDGIADALGRLAAPY; this comes from the coding sequence ATGGTTTCCCGTACGCCCTCGACGGCGCCCCGGTCGGAGGATCAGCCAAGCCGTGCCGACAAGGCGCCCCGGCGCCGGCTCAGCGTCGACGAGCGGCGGGAGCAGTTGATCGCGGTGGCGCTGGAGCTGTTCAGCAAGCGCCCGCCGGAAGAGGTGTCGATCGACGACATCGCCGCGGCGGCCGGCGCCTCCCGGCCGCTCGTCTACCACTACTTCCCCGGCAAGCAGGCGATCTACGAGGAGTCGCTGCGCCGGGCCGGGCAGGAACTGACCGCCCGGTTCGAGGAGCCCGCCGAGGGGCCGCTGTCCGAGCGGCTGCTGCGGGTGATGGGCCGCTACCTGGACTTCGTGGACAGCCACGGCCCGGGCTTCGCCGCCCTGCTGCGCGGCGGCTCGGTCGCCGCCAGCCCGGGCACCAACGCGGTGATCGACGAGGTGCGGCGGGCCGCACAGGAGCAGATCCTGCTGCACCTGGCGCTGCCCAAGGCCGGCCCCGGGGTGCGCCGCACCGTGCGCGCCTGGATCGCCAACGCCGAGATCAGCTCGCTCGACTGGCTCGGCGAGCGGGCCGTGCCCCGCGAGGAGTTGCAGCTGCAGCTGGTGCAGGAGCTGGTCGCGGCCCTCGCCGTCACCGCCGCCCGCGAACCCGAGCTGGCCGTGGAGTTCGCCTCCTTCTTCGCCGACGAGCGTCCGGACGGTCCGTGCGCCGGCCTCGTCCGCGACCTCGCCGGCCTGCTCGCCGTCGACGGCATCGCCGACGCGCTCGGCCGGCTCGCCGCACCATACTGA